A genome region from Acidobacteriota bacterium includes the following:
- a CDS encoding restriction endonuclease — protein MDTLPHRNELMRPTVEAIRSLGGSGSVEEIVEKVISILGIPDELVTRPYITKRGNEDGRTQLEYELAWVRTYLKQLGVLENSARGVWARTGKEFIDETGVALTTPDKAAVSVDWRERINKCLVEILSPSAFERLVQRMLRETGFAQVEVTGRTGDGGIDGKGIAKINGILSFRVVFQCKRYRGSVSASEIRDFRGAMQGRADKGLFITTGYFTRDAVKEATRDGAIAIDIVDGEKLAEKLKELSLGVKIELVENIVVDEEWFKAI, from the coding sequence ATGGATACGCTACCTCATAGAAACGAGTTGATGAGACCAACTGTTGAAGCTATCAGATCGCTTGGCGGTTCAGGTTCTGTCGAGGAAATTGTCGAAAAGGTGATTTCCATCCTCGGGATACCCGATGAACTTGTGACTCGTCCCTATATCACCAAGCGCGGTAATGAGGACGGTAGAACACAACTTGAATACGAACTTGCGTGGGTAAGAACCTACCTAAAACAACTTGGGGTTTTAGAAAACTCCGCGCGTGGTGTATGGGCCAGGACGGGAAAGGAATTTATAGATGAAACCGGAGTAGCATTAACCACCCCCGATAAAGCTGCCGTCTCTGTTGATTGGCGGGAACGCATCAACAAATGTCTCGTTGAAATACTTTCTCCGTCTGCATTCGAACGGCTCGTCCAGCGCATGCTTCGGGAGACAGGCTTTGCGCAGGTCGAAGTAACGGGCAGAACAGGAGATGGCGGAATTGATGGGAAAGGCATTGCGAAAATCAATGGAATCCTTAGCTTCAGGGTTGTCTTCCAATGCAAGCGTTATCGTGGAAGTGTTAGTGCTAGTGAAATTCGAGATTTCCGAGGAGCTATGCAAGGGCGTGCAGATAAAGGTCTCTTCATCACCACCGGCTATTTCACGCGCGATGCTGTAAAAGAGGCAACTCGTGATGGTGCAATTGCAATTGACATCGTTGATGGCGAGAAGCTCGCAGAGAAATTAAAAGAGCTTTCCCTTGGGGTAAAAATCGAACTTGTAGAAAATATTGTGGTGGATGAAGAGTGGTTCAAGGCAATTTAG
- the vsr gene encoding DNA mismatch endonuclease Vsr, giving the protein MDTISPERRSENMRRIRSKGMKPEMVVRRLVHSLGYRYRLHGGKLPGRPDLVFAKRRKVIFVHGCFWHQHQNCAISRLPKSNQDYWIPKMERNKVRDAEHQVQLKKLGWKCLAVWECETEDLAKLTGKVRRFLEA; this is encoded by the coding sequence GTGGATACGATTTCGCCTGAAAGACGCAGCGAAAATATGCGGCGCATCCGCAGCAAAGGCATGAAGCCTGAAATGGTTGTGCGCCGTCTCGTGCATAGTCTCGGCTATCGTTACCGGTTGCACGGCGGCAAGCTGCCAGGACGGCCCGACCTTGTTTTTGCCAAACGCCGCAAAGTGATCTTCGTGCATGGCTGCTTCTGGCATCAGCATCAAAACTGCGCCATCTCACGCCTGCCAAAATCGAATCAGGATTACTGGATTCCGAAAATGGAGCGGAATAAGGTGCGCGACGCAGAGCATCAAGTGCAGCTTAAAAAACTGGGTTGGAAGTGTTTGGCCGTGTGGGAATGCGAGACTGAGGATTTAGCCAAACTGACCGGCAAAGTACGACGCTTTCTTGAAGCGTGA
- a CDS encoding restriction endonuclease, with translation MDSVFARARKHFHTALLSSVLNADAQGVPTNADRHSQASVAFASGILSRVGSGIGELRLAGQTSGRQFEGACKQFIEETYLQLKHLRPSEWSVESVGTRNRLLIAPFEQYAHLIALYQAAEENAELAALLSSDYTITPDIIISRQPEDNLTLNAQGAIVDDQTALWASLRKRNNVRPLLHASISCKWTIRSDRSQNSRSEALNLIRNRKGHLPHIAVVTGEPLPARIASIALGTGDIDCVYHFALTELVETVENLNSDSLELLQIMIDGKRLKDISDLPLDLAV, from the coding sequence ATGGATAGCGTTTTCGCAAGGGCAAGAAAACACTTTCACACGGCGTTACTATCGTCCGTGCTGAATGCGGATGCGCAGGGAGTCCCAACCAATGCCGACAGACATAGTCAGGCCAGCGTCGCTTTTGCCTCTGGAATTTTGAGCCGTGTCGGCTCGGGGATTGGGGAACTGCGATTGGCTGGGCAAACTTCGGGGCGGCAATTTGAAGGCGCTTGCAAACAATTCATTGAAGAGACCTATTTGCAATTAAAGCATCTCAGGCCAAGTGAATGGTCGGTTGAATCAGTCGGGACAAGAAATCGTTTGTTGATTGCACCGTTTGAACAATATGCGCACTTGATTGCCCTCTACCAAGCCGCCGAAGAAAACGCCGAACTTGCCGCCCTGCTGAGCAGCGATTACACGATCACGCCCGACATCATCATCTCGCGCCAGCCTGAAGATAATTTGACGCTCAACGCGCAAGGGGCGATTGTTGATGACCAGACTGCCTTGTGGGCAAGCTTGCGAAAGAGAAACAACGTCCGGCCTTTGCTGCATGCCAGCATCTCTTGCAAATGGACTATCCGTAGCGACCGCTCGCAAAACTCGCGCTCCGAAGCCTTGAACCTAATCCGCAACCGCAAAGGTCATCTACCGCACATCGCTGTGGTGACAGGCGAACCGCTGCCCGCCAGAATCGCCTCCATCGCGTTAGGCACAGGCGACATTGATTGCGTTTATCACTTTGCGTTGACTGAACTCGTTGAGACAGTGGAAAACTTAAACTCAGACTCGCTGGAATTACTGCAAATCATGATTGACGGTAAGCGGCTGAAAGATATTTCAGATTTGCCCCTTGATCTCGCCGTGTGA
- a CDS encoding XRE family transcriptional regulator, with product MAEKKKTSDALAILHRRYYAGKPERLAELEEARANDSVARKITALREKAGLSQRQLAKLIGTTASVICRLENAEYEGHSLAMLNRIAAALDQRLEIRFVPLRKERKAA from the coding sequence ATGGCCGAAAAAAAGAAAACTTCCGATGCCTTGGCAATCCTGCATCGCCGCTATTACGCGGGCAAACCGGAACGGTTGGCGGAGTTGGAAGAAGCCCGCGCCAATGATTCGGTTGCACGCAAAATCACTGCCTTACGTGAGAAGGCGGGGCTTTCGCAACGGCAATTAGCGAAATTGATCGGCACAACTGCGTCGGTGATTTGCCGACTGGAAAACGCCGAGTATGAAGGGCATTCGCTGGCGATGCTGAACCGTATTGCTGCCGCGCTCGATCAACGGCTGGAAATTCGCTTTGTCCCATTACGCAAGGAGCGCAAGGCTGCTTGA
- a CDS encoding type II toxin-antitoxin system RelE/ParE family toxin, which translates to MPQTNVVIFQDEDGSTPFLKWFDELPAKAQSKCRVRLERLAQLGHELRRPEADFLRDQIYELRIGLGGINYRSLYFFHGNVAAVLSHGIVKERAVPPSEIDLAVKRKQQFIANPDRHTHVE; encoded by the coding sequence ATGCCGCAAACCAACGTAGTTATTTTTCAGGACGAAGACGGAAGCACGCCTTTTTTGAAATGGTTTGATGAGCTACCAGCCAAAGCGCAAAGCAAATGCCGCGTGCGATTGGAGCGATTGGCGCAACTCGGCCATGAACTGCGCCGCCCTGAGGCCGATTTCTTACGTGATCAGATTTATGAACTGCGCATCGGCTTGGGAGGCATCAATTACCGCAGCCTGTATTTCTTTCACGGCAATGTTGCGGCAGTGCTCTCGCACGGCATTGTGAAGGAGCGCGCTGTGCCGCCCAGCGAAATTGATTTAGCGGTCAAGCGGAAGCAGCAATTCATTGCGAATCCTGACCGCCATACGCATGTGGAGTAA
- a CDS encoding quinone oxidoreductase, with translation MKAIVIHNCGGPEVLSYEDTATPTPQAGEALVKLEAIGLNYIDVYHRTGLYPLPRPFIPGMEAAGVVEALGAGVTDLAVGDRVAYAMQPGAYAEYAVVPAWKLVNVPAGVTSAQAAATMLQGMTAHYLVTSVHTLKAGETALIHAAAGGVGLLLIQLAKHFGARAIGTVSTAAKAELARAAGADDVILYTEQDFEQETRRLTDGHGVQVVYDSVGRDTFLKSLNCLAPRGMLALFGQSSGPVTAFDPALLAQKGSLFLTRPSLAQYAATRAELLWRAGELFNWIAAGELKLRIEKTFPLADAAEAQRQLEGRKTTGKVLLIP, from the coding sequence ATGAAAGCCATCGTCATTCACAACTGCGGCGGGCCAGAAGTTCTGAGCTACGAAGATACCGCCACACCCACCCCCCAAGCCGGGGAAGCCCTCGTCAAACTCGAAGCCATCGGCCTCAATTACATTGACGTCTATCACCGCACCGGTCTCTATCCGCTGCCGCGCCCCTTTATCCCTGGCATGGAAGCCGCAGGCGTCGTCGAAGCCCTCGGCGCAGGCGTCACCGACCTCGCCGTCGGTGATCGCGTTGCCTATGCCATGCAACCGGGCGCGTATGCCGAATACGCCGTCGTGCCAGCCTGGAAGCTGGTCAACGTCCCCGCTGGTGTCACATCCGCACAAGCCGCCGCCACGATGTTGCAAGGCATGACCGCGCATTACCTGGTCACGTCCGTCCACACGCTCAAAGCGGGCGAAACCGCGCTGATCCACGCGGCAGCGGGTGGCGTAGGCCTCTTGCTCATCCAACTCGCCAAACATTTCGGCGCCCGCGCCATCGGCACCGTCTCGACCGCCGCCAAAGCCGAACTCGCCCGCGCCGCCGGAGCCGACGACGTGATCCTTTACACCGAACAAGATTTTGAACAGGAAACGCGCCGCCTGACCGACGGGCACGGCGTGCAAGTCGTTTATGATTCCGTCGGGCGCGATACGTTTTTGAAAAGCCTCAACTGCCTCGCCCCGCGCGGCATGCTCGCGCTCTTCGGCCAATCCAGCGGCCCGGTCACGGCGTTTGATCCTGCGTTGCTCGCGCAAAAAGGTTCGCTGTTTCTGACGCGCCCCAGCCTCGCCCAATACGCCGCCACGCGCGCAGAATTGCTCTGGCGCGCGGGCGAGTTGTTCAATTGGATCGCGGCGGGCGAATTGAAGCTGCGGATTGAAAAGACCTTCCCGCTGGCCGACGCCGCCGAAGCGCAGCGGCAATTGGAAGGGCGGAAGACGACGGGGAAGGTGTTGTTGATCCCATAG
- a CDS encoding beta-propeller fold lactonase family protein: MSKDGRYLLTTTNGNGDQTVNVIDAQSGQSTQNIIVKKSWLGLEFAPDGKRFFVSGGDDNEILIFDFAAGHATEAGKINLGSNEYHALTDRQRTEARRKGAGEYAFPAGMSVTPDGKWLYVAENLSNKVAVIDLATQQVVTKISVGEYPYDCLLAPDGKRVYVSNWGARSVAVIDTATNQVAGNIQTGDHPNDLEITRNGKTLYVANANSNTVSVIDTAQLKEVEAISTALHPKSPAGSTPNAVALAPDERTLYIANADNNDVAIVDVSKRGAATVKGFVPTGWYPASVRVSRDGRRLFVANGKGVASAANPKGPQPKPGMSRADRKDIQYIGSLLTGTVSLINVPGPAQLKQMTRQVYANSPYTDELLKAARAPREKTAIPVRIGEASPIKHVIYVIKENRTYDQVLGDMKEGNGDASLCLFGEDVTPNQHALARDFVLFDNFYVDAEVSADGHNWSTAAYATDYVEKTWPTNYSSRGRSYDYEGEKKISRPTKGYIWDHCKAAGVSYRSYGEFVHAREGKPGGGGETGAPLNTTPKKENYTHEDALQGHFSPAFPSWDLEIPDITRIKTWTQEFREYEQNGNLPQFQIIRIGGDHTQGTRAGALSPRAYVAENDQAVGLLVETVSNSARYWKDTAIFILEDDAQNGPDHVDAHRSPAYVVSAYTKRRYVDSTMYTSSGMLRTMELILSIPPMSQYDAAAPPMFSAFTNKADLTPFKLLPARVDLSERNPANAPGAQRSAQLDFSKEDAAPDIEFNEIIWKSVRGAHSQMPAPVRSAFVRAVASDDDDEREARAERRSARRKR, translated from the coding sequence TTGAGCAAGGACGGGCGTTATCTGCTGACGACAACCAATGGCAATGGCGATCAGACGGTCAATGTCATTGACGCGCAAAGCGGACAGAGCACGCAAAACATCATCGTCAAAAAATCCTGGCTCGGCTTGGAATTCGCGCCCGACGGCAAACGCTTTTTCGTTTCGGGCGGCGATGACAACGAAATACTGATCTTTGATTTTGCCGCAGGCCATGCGACCGAAGCGGGCAAGATCAATTTGGGCAGCAACGAGTACCACGCCCTCACCGACCGCCAACGCACCGAAGCGCGGCGCAAGGGCGCGGGCGAATACGCCTTCCCCGCCGGGATGTCGGTCACGCCCGATGGCAAATGGCTTTATGTCGCCGAGAATCTCAGCAACAAAGTCGCCGTCATCGATCTGGCGACGCAACAGGTCGTGACCAAAATCAGTGTGGGCGAATATCCGTATGATTGTTTGCTCGCGCCCGATGGCAAGCGCGTGTATGTCAGCAACTGGGGGGCGCGCAGCGTGGCGGTGATTGACACCGCGACCAACCAAGTCGCGGGCAACATTCAAACCGGCGATCATCCGAACGATCTGGAAATCACGCGCAACGGCAAGACGCTCTATGTCGCCAACGCCAACAGCAACACGGTCTCGGTGATTGACACCGCGCAGTTGAAAGAGGTCGAAGCCATCTCGACCGCGCTGCATCCAAAATCGCCAGCGGGCAGCACGCCCAACGCGGTCGCGCTCGCGCCCGATGAACGCACGCTTTACATCGCCAACGCCGATAACAACGACGTGGCGATTGTGGATGTGAGCAAGCGCGGCGCGGCCACGGTCAAAGGCTTTGTGCCGACCGGCTGGTATCCGGCCTCGGTGCGCGTCAGCCGCGATGGCCGGCGGCTGTTCGTCGCCAATGGCAAAGGCGTCGCCTCAGCAGCAAATCCCAAAGGCCCGCAGCCCAAACCGGGGATGTCGCGGGCCGACCGCAAAGATATTCAATACATCGGCAGCCTGCTCACTGGCACTGTTTCGTTGATCAACGTGCCCGGCCCCGCGCAACTCAAACAGATGACGCGGCAGGTTTACGCCAACTCGCCTTACACCGACGAATTGCTCAAGGCCGCGCGTGCGCCGCGTGAGAAGACGGCGATCCCCGTGCGCATCGGCGAGGCTTCGCCGATTAAGCACGTGATTTATGTCATCAAGGAAAACCGCACCTACGACCAAGTGCTCGGCGACATGAAAGAGGGCAACGGCGACGCCAGCTTGTGCCTGTTTGGCGAAGACGTGACGCCCAACCAGCATGCCCTCGCGCGCGACTTCGTGCTCTTCGACAATTTTTATGTGGACGCCGAGGTTTCCGCCGACGGACATAATTGGTCAACGGCGGCCTATGCGACCGATTACGTCGAGAAGACCTGGCCGACCAACTATTCCAGCCGCGGGCGCAGCTACGATTACGAGGGCGAAAAGAAAATCTCGCGCCCGACCAAAGGCTACATCTGGGATCACTGCAAGGCGGCGGGGGTGAGCTATCGCAGCTACGGCGAATTCGTGCATGCGCGCGAAGGCAAGCCGGGCGGCGGCGGCGAGACAGGCGCGCCCCTGAACACCACGCCAAAGAAAGAGAACTACACGCACGAAGACGCGCTGCAAGGCCACTTCAGTCCGGCCTTCCCGTCGTGGGATTTGGAAATCCCTGACATCACCCGCATCAAAACCTGGACGCAAGAATTCCGCGAGTACGAACAGAACGGCAATCTGCCGCAATTCCAGATCATTCGCATCGGCGGCGATCACACGCAGGGCACGCGGGCCGGGGCCTTGTCGCCGCGCGCTTACGTCGCCGAAAACGATCAAGCCGTTGGGTTGCTGGTTGAGACCGTCAGCAACAGCGCGCGCTATTGGAAGGACACAGCGATCTTCATCCTTGAGGACGACGCGCAAAACGGCCCCGATCACGTGGACGCGCACCGTTCGCCGGCATACGTCGTCAGCGCGTATACCAAACGCCGCTATGTGGATTCGACGATGTACACCAGTTCCGGCATGCTGCGCACGATGGAACTAATTCTGAGCATCCCACCGATGAGCCAATACGACGCCGCCGCGCCGCCGATGTTCAGCGCGTTTACCAACAAGGCTGACTTAACACCCTTCAAACTATTGCCGGCGCGTGTGGATTTGAGCGAGCGCAACCCGGCCAACGCGCCCGGCGCGCAACGTTCGGCGCAACTGGATTTCAGCAAGGAGGACGCCGCGCCCGACATCGAATTCAACGAGATCATCTGGAAGTCGGTGCGCGGCGCACATTCACAGATGCCCGCGCCGGTGCGCAGCGCCTTTGTGCGCGCGGTGGCGAGTGATGACGATGACGAACGAGAAGCGCGCGCGGAACGCCGGAGCGCAAGGCGCAAGCGTTAG
- a CDS encoding DNA-binding protein: MAKTITSDLERTKVRLSLDISPELNTLLENLAGNIGGTKSDVLRKAIALMEVAVDAKRQGKKFGIAEKDQQLATEIIGI; the protein is encoded by the coding sequence ATGGCTAAAACAATAACTTCTGATCTAGAAAGGACGAAAGTCCGCTTGAGTCTCGATATTTCACCGGAGTTGAACACCTTACTTGAAAATCTCGCTGGCAATATCGGCGGCACCAAAAGCGATGTGTTACGCAAAGCGATTGCACTGATGGAGGTCGCAGTGGACGCGAAACGTCAGGGCAAAAAGTTCGGCATTGCGGAAAAAGACCAGCAACTTGCCACCGAAATCATCGGGATTTGA
- a CDS encoding S9 family peptidase, translating to MKKLALIPVLVLTLLVAVASATGDKHFTSEDALALKTLGAPQFSPDGKRLAYTVSEWDRKEDRRVSHIYLVTTDGSKTIKLTNGEKGENAPQWSPDGTRIAFLADRSVNNSGGAQLWLIPADGGEAEKLTSEENGVQSFRWSPDSKQIAFITRDTPKDKEAREKKKKDKFDTITVDRDLNYSHLWTINIESKDKKRLTEGEFSVQTPQWSPDGKWLAYAASKAAAQESIFTDISNDRDSDIFVISATGGAARKLTTNPSADANPQWSPDGKWIAYVANTDSWASKADVMLIDVNGGTPKNLTASFIESAGSGLTWSPDGKTLYFSSGVGMYNHVYSLPVAGGTVSNVTSGKLNYGQFDLSADGKRLAYTLNDSRTPDNIWVSTLGQNDAKRLTQVNPQISDFAIAETEVIKWKGTDNFDIEGLLLKPLGYQAGRKYPLILQIHGGPYGKFSDTFNARNQIWAANGYAVLMPNPRGSTGYGNKFTVANLNDWGGKDFQDIMAGVDAVIARGLADADKCVVMGGSYGGFMTFWTVSQTDRFKAAIGHAAISDWYSFHGQSDIPGLMEYGFKGNSWEVPENYRRWSPMTYVSKVKTPLMITHGERDQRVNIQQGEQYYRALKKRGVEVVFYRYPREGHGIQEPNHVIDLTTRQLEWFDTHLGIKREKAGELKAAGASGMK from the coding sequence ATGAAAAAACTCGCGCTTATTCCCGTCCTGGTTTTGACGCTGCTCGTCGCCGTGGCGAGCGCAACCGGTGACAAACACTTCACCAGCGAAGACGCGCTCGCGCTGAAAACCCTCGGCGCGCCGCAATTTTCGCCCGACGGCAAACGCCTCGCGTACACCGTCAGCGAATGGGATCGCAAAGAAGACCGCCGCGTCAGCCACATCTATCTGGTGACGACCGACGGCAGCAAAACCATCAAACTGACCAACGGCGAAAAAGGCGAGAACGCGCCGCAATGGTCGCCCGATGGCACGCGCATCGCCTTCCTGGCTGACCGCAGCGTTAATAACAGTGGGGGCGCGCAACTCTGGCTCATTCCCGCCGACGGTGGTGAAGCCGAAAAGCTGACCAGTGAAGAGAACGGCGTGCAAAGCTTCCGCTGGTCGCCCGATAGCAAGCAGATCGCCTTCATTACACGCGATACGCCCAAAGACAAAGAGGCGCGTGAGAAAAAGAAGAAAGACAAGTTCGACACGATCACCGTTGACCGCGATTTGAATTATTCGCACCTCTGGACGATCAACATCGAAAGCAAAGACAAAAAACGCCTGACCGAAGGCGAATTCTCCGTCCAGACGCCGCAATGGTCGCCCGACGGCAAATGGCTCGCTTATGCCGCGTCAAAAGCCGCCGCGCAAGAAAGCATCTTCACCGACATTTCCAATGACCGCGACAGCGACATCTTTGTGATTTCCGCAACGGGCGGCGCGGCGCGCAAACTCACAACCAACCCCTCCGCCGACGCCAATCCGCAATGGTCGCCCGATGGCAAATGGATCGCTTATGTCGCAAACACCGATTCGTGGGCGTCAAAGGCCGATGTAATGTTGATTGATGTCAACGGCGGCACACCCAAAAATCTGACCGCGAGCTTTATCGAATCCGCAGGCAGCGGTCTGACCTGGTCGCCCGACGGCAAGACGCTTTATTTCAGCAGCGGCGTCGGCATGTACAATCACGTTTACAGCTTGCCAGTCGCAGGCGGAACCGTCAGCAACGTGACTTCAGGCAAACTCAACTACGGCCAATTCGATCTTTCCGCCGATGGCAAACGCCTGGCGTATACGCTGAACGACAGCCGCACGCCTGACAACATTTGGGTTTCGACGCTGGGCCAGAACGACGCCAAACGACTGACGCAGGTCAATCCGCAAATCAGCGACTTCGCCATCGCCGAGACCGAAGTCATCAAGTGGAAGGGCACCGACAATTTCGACATCGAAGGGTTGCTGCTCAAACCGCTCGGCTATCAGGCGGGCAGGAAATATCCGCTCATCCTGCAAATCCACGGCGGCCCTTACGGCAAATTCAGCGATACCTTCAACGCGCGCAATCAGATTTGGGCGGCCAATGGTTACGCCGTGCTGATGCCCAATCCACGCGGCTCGACGGGTTACGGCAACAAATTCACCGTCGCCAATCTCAATGATTGGGGTGGCAAAGACTTCCAGGACATCATGGCCGGCGTAGACGCTGTGATCGCGCGCGGCCTCGCCGATGCCGACAAATGCGTCGTGATGGGCGGCAGCTACGGCGGCTTTATGACCTTCTGGACGGTCTCGCAAACCGACCGCTTCAAAGCCGCCATCGGCCACGCCGCCATCAGCGACTGGTACAGCTTCCACGGCCAGAGCGACATTCCGGGCCTGATGGAATACGGCTTCAAAGGCAATTCGTGGGAGGTGCCCGAAAATTACCGCCGCTGGTCGCCGATGACCTACGTCAGCAAGGTCAAAACCCCGCTGATGATCACCCACGGCGAACGCGACCAGCGCGTCAACATCCAGCAAGGCGAACAGTATTACCGCGCCCTCAAAAAACGCGGCGTCGAAGTCGTGTTTTACCGCTACCCGCGCGAAGGCCACGGCATTCAGGAACCCAACCACGTGATTGACCTGACCACGCGGCAGTTGGAATGGTTCGATACGCATTTGGGGATTAAGCGGGAGAAAGCGGGAGAGTTGAAGGCGGCGGGAGCGAGCGGAATGAAGTGA
- a CDS encoding alkaline phosphatase D family protein — translation MRRRRFLNYTKSASLGLALSMKAPAFIRQDSQRPQLLCGVQSGDVSANSAVIWSRADRPARMLVEYATTESFQNAQRLTSPAALEISDFTARVDLTGLPVGQRIFYRVRFQDLAESRALSEAVTGSFNTPATTKRDVKLVWGGDVCGQGWGINPDFGGMKIYEAMRQWQPDLFIHSGDTIYADNVIQAEVKLDDGSLWKNLTTPEKSKVAETLAEFHGNQRYNFLAESFRRFNAAVPMLAQWDDHEVRNNWFPGQILDDPKYVVKSVDLLAARAKRAFLDYMPMRFDPADPERVYRAYNHGPLLDVLLLDERSYRAANGPNRQPAQNDETVFLGSAQMNWIKRRLLASRATWKVIASDMPIGLVVGDGTRNGQPNFEAFANGNGPALGRELEVAELLRFIKQRKIKNVIWVTADVHYAAAHYYDPAKAQFTDFNPFWEFVAGPLNAGTFGPAALDDTFGPQVKFTGIPKGMRPNRSPKDGFQFFGGIKIDGKTEAMTVSLHDIAGKQLYSIELAAQR, via the coding sequence ATGCGCCGACGACGTTTTCTCAACTACACAAAATCCGCCAGCTTAGGTCTAGCGCTCTCTATGAAAGCGCCAGCTTTTATCCGCCAGGACAGCCAACGCCCGCAACTCCTCTGCGGCGTGCAAAGCGGCGACGTCAGCGCAAACAGCGCTGTCATTTGGAGCCGAGCCGACCGTCCCGCGCGGATGCTGGTCGAATACGCCACGACCGAATCCTTCCAAAACGCGCAACGCCTGACCAGCCCCGCTGCGCTTGAAATCAGCGATTTCACTGCCCGTGTAGACCTAACCGGCCTACCCGTTGGACAACGGATTTTCTACCGTGTCCGTTTTCAGGATTTGGCTGAAAGCCGTGCGCTGAGTGAGGCAGTCACAGGCAGTTTCAATACGCCCGCGACAACCAAGCGTGATGTGAAACTGGTTTGGGGTGGCGATGTCTGCGGGCAGGGTTGGGGCATCAATCCTGATTTCGGCGGCATGAAAATCTATGAAGCGATGCGCCAGTGGCAGCCTGATCTGTTCATTCATTCGGGCGACACAATCTACGCCGACAACGTGATTCAGGCCGAAGTCAAACTCGATGACGGTTCGCTCTGGAAGAACCTGACGACGCCGGAAAAATCCAAGGTCGCTGAGACGCTGGCAGAGTTTCACGGCAACCAGCGCTACAATTTTCTGGCTGAAAGCTTTCGCCGCTTCAATGCCGCCGTGCCGATGCTGGCGCAGTGGGACGATCACGAAGTTCGCAACAATTGGTTTCCGGGGCAAATCCTCGATGACCCGAAATACGTGGTCAAAAGCGTAGACCTGCTGGCGGCGCGGGCCAAACGTGCCTTTCTGGATTACATGCCAATGCGCTTTGATCCGGCTGATCCTGAGCGCGTGTATCGCGCCTACAACCACGGCCCGCTGCTCGACGTGCTGCTGCTGGATGAGCGCAGCTATCGCGCGGCCAATGGCCCGAACCGGCAACCAGCGCAGAACGACGAAACGGTTTTCCTGGGCAGCGCGCAGATGAATTGGATCAAGCGACGTTTGCTGGCTTCGCGCGCAACTTGGAAGGTGATTGCCAGCGATATGCCCATCGGCTTGGTCGTCGGCGATGGCACGCGCAACGGGCAGCCCAATTTTGAAGCCTTCGCCAACGGCAATGGCCCGGCGCTGGGGCGCGAGTTGGAAGTGGCCGAATTGCTGCGCTTCATCAAACAGCGCAAGATCAAGAACGTGATTTGGGTGACGGCGGATGTGCATTACGCGGCGGCGCATTATTACGATCCGGCCAAAGCGCAATTCACCGACTTCAATCCGTTTTGGGAATTCGTCGCGGGGCCGCTCAACGCCGGCACGTTTGGGCCTGCCGCGTTGGATGACACCTTTGGCCCGCAGGTCAAATTCACCGGCATTCCCAAAGGCATGCGGCCGAATCGTTCGCCCAAGGACGGCTTTCAGTTTTTCGGCGGCATCAAGATTGATGGCAAGACCGAAGCAATGACGGTGAGCTTGCACGACATCGCGGGCAAGCAGTTATACAGCATTGAACTGGCGGCGCAACGTTGA